TTAATACCTGACCTGCAGCAACATTGAGTGTTGCCTGCACTCTTCCGCCTTTACCGCCTGATATTCCTCCTCCTGAAGCTCCATAAGCATCTACATTGATTGATGTAACTCCGGATGGAACGGTCCATGACTGAACCGCACCTGTATAATTAAATGTTTGTGTAAACTGCCCGTTATGATATCCTTCAGCATAATAAGTAGTTGTTGAAGAGGGTGTCACTTGCAGTGATGCACCATTTGTAGAGGTTCCAATCAGGTTACCTCCGACAGGTGCGTCGTACCAAGCCACTTGTGCGCAAACACTTCTTGAGGTAAGGGCCACCGGTTCATCCGGGCATGCTGTATCTTTATATGCCGGAAAAAACAGCCCCTGACTGTTTACTACCACTACCAAAGGGGTGCGTGAAGATACCTGCCCGGACACCGTGTAGTAGATAGTAATCTCACCATTACCCTGTCTCACGCCCTGCGTATGGGTTACTGATGTTCCGTTTCTTACATATGAGCTCCCGCCGCCACCGCAGTAATTTCCGCCGCCGCCACCGTAATATCCGCCGCCGCCGTTTCCTGCACTCGTATTCCAAGCGATTGAACCTCCTCGCCCCAAACTTCCATTGCCGTTCGAATAACTTCCTGACCCTCCTGCTGTTTGTGTTCCCCCGGCACCACAATAAGCCAAATAATTGTTGCCGGAAAGTCCGTTTCCAGCCGTCAGGCCGCCACCGGCTCCTCCTATCGTGTTTGAATTGTAGTTTGCACCACCTCCACCACCCGCAACCAGAATGCGATTGGAAAGTGACGTTCCGCCATCGAGAATATCTGTTGCACCTCCGCCTGCGGCTCCATAGTCACTGATTCCGCCTCCATTATATCCATCCACTCCGCCAACGTTGATTGTTAAAACCTCACCGGGAGTAACAGAAAGTGTGGCCTGTACCCTTCCTCCCAGACCTCCTATCCCTAGATTTTTACCGACTCCCTGAGCACCATAGGCATCAACTGAAATAGATGTAACGCCAGTCGGAACAACCCATGTTTGGGCAGCACCGGTATAGCTGTAGGTTATGCTCCCATGGTAATCAGGCAAATCTGTTTCAGCATAATACGTCGTAGTACTTGCCGGGCTTACCAGGAACGGATAAAAATAATTGGATGAACCCAAAAGTGTACCACCTGTAGCAGCTTTGTACCAGCGTATGGTATTGCTTCCTGAGGCACACAGATTAGCCATGCCACCGGGTCGTATAACGATGGGCGAATTTACTATAGGAGCAACAGTTTGCGCATGGTTTGCTGTGATGATACATACCACAAGCACAAGAAAAAGAAAGAACCTTTTCAATGAAGATGTTGTTTGTGTTCTCATTGTACTGATTGGATTAATGATTTTTTTTGGATTAAATTGAGCTTAAAGGAAAAATGAAAAGCAAAAATAAAAGTATTTACACTGTTTTAACAAAAAAAGTAATATTTTTTTTGTGCCATCTTTTTTTAAGTTGTTAATCAACTGTTTATAATTCGTGTATTATATAATCTTTCCTATTTTGGGAATTTTATAACCATTCTCGATAATTATGATAATAAAATGTCATTCGGAAAGTATGTGGCAATAATTATCAATTATGAAGTCCAAATAAGGCAATATTACATGCCTATTTTGCCTATTTTTGCAACGTCCATTTTCCTATGAAGAAAACTACTGATTTTGTATTTCCTGAGTTTCCATTGTTGCTTGCACCGATGGAAGATGTTACCAATCCTCCGTTCCGGCTTATCTGTCGGGAGCTTGGTGCCGATGTGGTTTATACCGAATTCATTTCATCCGAAGGTTTGATTCGTGACGCCGAGAAAAGCAAAAAAAAACTGGGGTTCTATGAAGCTGAAAGGCCTGTAGGAATTCAGATATTCGGACACAACGAGGAAAGTATGCGCGTCGCCACTGAAATGGCTGAAGCCGCTAATCCCGATTTCATTGACCTCAATTTTGGCTGTCCCGTTTCAAAAGTAATATCCAAAGGTGCGGGTGCGGCGATGCTACGGACCGTTCCTGCCATGATAAGTATCACAAGCATGGTTGTGAAACAGTCAAGCATCCCGGTAACGGCAAAAACACGCATTGGCTGGGACGAGAAGTCGAAAAATATTGTTGAAGTTGCAGAGATGCTGCAGGATGCCGGTATAAAAGCCCTGACCATTCACGGTCGTACGCGCGCTCAGATGTACAAGGGTGAAGCTGACTGGACGCTGATTGGTGAGGTAAAAAACAATCCACGCATGACCATTCCGGTATTCGGTAACGGAGATATCGACAGCCCGGAAAAAGCGCTTGAAATGAAAAACCGTTATGGCGTGGATGGTTTGATGATTGGTCGCGCCATTATTGGTTATCCTTGGCTTTTCCGTGAAGTAAGGCATTTCCTAGATCATGGCGTTCGAATTGAGCCACCCTTGGTTCGCGAACGTGTGGAACTGTGCA
This window of the Bacteroidota bacterium genome carries:
- the dusB gene encoding tRNA dihydrouridine synthase DusB, which translates into the protein MKKTTDFVFPEFPLLLAPMEDVTNPPFRLICRELGADVVYTEFISSEGLIRDAEKSKKKLGFYEAERPVGIQIFGHNEESMRVATEMAEAANPDFIDLNFGCPVSKVISKGAGAAMLRTVPAMISITSMVVKQSSIPVTAKTRIGWDEKSKNIVEVAEMLQDAGIKALTIHGRTRAQMYKGEADWTLIGEVKNNPRMTIPVFGNGDIDSPEKALEMKNRYGVDGLMIGRAIIGYPWLFREVRHFLDHGVRIEPPLVRERVELCRRHLGESMKYNDERYGLLLMRKHYGGYFRGLPDFKQFRLPLVTASSYTDILAILESVAKFYENAGM